A genomic segment from bacterium encodes:
- a CDS encoding STAS domain-containing protein has protein sequence MHLRIEEHDKWQICFVAGSITAVNNDHFYQLFINILQKCNKNLILNLRELEFIDSKGISTLILGKKLLAKNGLEMRISNVPPPVRNIFDITFLNRIIPIHDDMAELLGAEGMARV, from the coding sequence ATGCATCTAAGAATCGAAGAGCATGACAAGTGGCAGATCTGCTTCGTGGCAGGTTCGATCACCGCGGTCAACAACGATCACTTCTACCAGCTGTTTATAAACATCCTTCAGAAGTGCAACAAGAACCTGATTCTCAATCTGCGAGAGCTTGAATTCATTGATTCGAAAGGCATATCCACGTTGATTCTCGGCAAGAAGCTTCTCGCGAAGAACGGACTCGAGATGCGCATTTCCAACGTTCCGCCGCCGGTGCGCAACATTTTCGACATCACGTTTCTGAACCGGATTATCCCGATTCACGACGACATGGCGGAGCTTCTCGGCGCCGAAGGAATGGCGAGGGTGTAG